The following proteins are co-located in the Candidatus Methylomirabilota bacterium genome:
- a CDS encoding AMP-binding protein, with protein MAENFAGLLDAVARRRPDAPAILCDAEALSWREIELRAGGVARRLSRHGVRAGDTVALQLPNSWGFVAALWGVLKLGATVSPINPLLSAEECRKVLGHLEPALVVEEVRAEEAVWDSVGARGPALVLYTSGSTGEPKGAVLSHAALRAANESWAGPVMALVPDDIVLGALPMAHSFGLNGGLLAPLLAGATVAVLERFTPDAALRAISRHRVTVLPAVATMFQRILEVPGLARDDLGSLRVALSGAAPCPWELARQWKERTGVRILRGYGMTELFRPISYLADDLTDLPDSIGRAVPGVEVRIMSEERRALGVGEIGELWIRSPAALEGYLRAPEETRAVMEEGWFRTGDLATISGDGFVTIVGRKKELILRGGYSVVPGEVEAALLGHPAVAEAAVVGVAHSELGEEIAAFVALRPGMWATGEELVAFCRDRLASFKYPRRVSIVADLPKSATGKILKSLLRP; from the coding sequence GTGGCGGAGAATTTTGCCGGGCTGCTCGATGCGGTGGCGCGACGGCGTCCTGATGCCCCGGCGATTCTTTGTGACGCGGAGGCGCTGAGCTGGCGTGAGATTGAGCTTCGTGCCGGCGGCGTCGCGCGGCGCCTGTCGAGACACGGCGTGCGTGCGGGCGACACGGTGGCGCTCCAGCTGCCAAATAGCTGGGGGTTCGTGGCCGCGCTGTGGGGCGTTCTCAAGCTCGGCGCCACTGTCAGCCCCATCAATCCGCTGCTGTCCGCCGAAGAATGCCGCAAGGTCCTGGGGCATCTGGAACCTGCGCTCGTGGTGGAGGAGGTGCGCGCGGAGGAGGCGGTGTGGGATAGCGTGGGCGCCAGGGGGCCTGCGCTCGTCCTCTATACGTCGGGGTCGACGGGTGAGCCGAAGGGGGCTGTGCTGTCGCATGCCGCGCTTCGCGCCGCGAATGAGTCCTGGGCGGGCCCCGTGATGGCGCTCGTGCCGGACGATATCGTGCTGGGGGCGCTGCCGATGGCCCACTCCTTTGGGCTCAATGGCGGACTGCTGGCGCCGCTTCTCGCCGGGGCGACGGTGGCGGTGCTCGAGCGCTTCACTCCTGATGCGGCGCTGCGCGCGATCTCGCGCCATCGCGTCACGGTGCTCCCGGCCGTGGCAACGATGTTCCAGCGCATCCTCGAGGTGCCGGGCCTTGCCCGCGATGATCTCGGGTCATTACGTGTCGCCCTGTCCGGCGCGGCGCCTTGCCCGTGGGAGCTGGCCCGGCAGTGGAAGGAGCGCACGGGAGTGAGAATCCTTCGCGGCTATGGCATGACCGAGCTCTTCCGGCCCATCTCGTATCTCGCCGATGATCTGACGGACCTGCCGGATTCGATCGGGCGAGCGGTGCCGGGGGTGGAGGTGCGGATCATGAGCGAGGAGAGACGGGCGCTCGGCGTGGGAGAGATCGGCGAGCTCTGGATCCGGTCGCCCGCCGCCCTCGAGGGCTACCTGCGGGCGCCGGAGGAGACCCGGGCGGTGATGGAGGAAGGATGGTTCAGGACGGGCGATCTGGCCACGATCTCCGGCGACGGCTTCGTCACCATCGTGGGAAGAAAGAAGGAGCTGATTCTTCGCGGCGGCTACTCGGTCGTGCCGGGCGAGGTCGAAGCCGCGCTCCTGGGGCATCCCGCGGTGGCCGAGGCGGCCGTGGTCGGTGTCGCCCATAGTGAGCTCGGGGAGGAGATCGCGGCCTTCGTCGCCCTGCGGCCCGGAATGTGGGCCACGGGCGAGGAGCTGGTGGCCTTCTGCCGCGATCGACTCGCGTCCTTCAAGTACCCCAGGCGGGTCTCCATCGTTGCGGACCTGCCCAAGAGCGCCACGGGAAAGATCCTCAAGTCGCTGCTCCGCCCCTGA